In Erigeron canadensis isolate Cc75 chromosome 6, C_canadensis_v1, whole genome shotgun sequence, the following are encoded in one genomic region:
- the LOC122604466 gene encoding ricin B-like lectin R40G3, with protein sequence MYCCNGHNNHEQQPSPLANLPLLRCNHHYSPAGIDQLNDNGRRSGGVWIYFCFKCMMNSSSSARLNLHQQPYVSHEKKVPEKLCSHRTDDIPTVRVYCKAKTDYSLAAGDGKVILAPSNPLDPHQHWIKDETFGKDVKDEEGFSSFALVNKATGHAMRHSTGVKYLVQLKECNLKKLDKSLLWTMGKNLGDGYRPLRAVDNISLNLDLFGVKEGGRVKV encoded by the exons ATGTATTGCTGTAATGGCCATAACAATCATGAACAACAACCATCCCCCCTCGCTAATTTGCCACTTCTTCGGTGCAACCATCATTATTCACCAGCTGGTATTGATCAGTTAAATGATAATGGAAGACGTAGCGGAGGTGTTTGGATATACTTTTGTTTCAAATGTATGATGAACTCATCATCATCTGCCCGTCTCAACCTGCATCAACAACCATATGTTTCTCATGAGAAAAAAGTCCCGGAAAAGTTATGTAGTCATCGTACAGATGATATACCAACCGTTCGGGTTTATTGCAAGGCCAAAACTGATTACTCTCTCGCCGCCGGTGATGGTAAAGTCATTCTTGCACCATCTAACCCTCTTGATCCTCATCAG CATTGGATCAAAGATGAGACATTTGGGAAAGATGTCAAGGATGAAGAAGGCTTTTCATCTTTTGCTTTGGTGAATAAAGCTACTGGCCATGCCATGAGACACTCCACTGGTGTAAAGTAtctg GTTCAGTTAAAGGAATGCAACCTTAAAAAACTAGACAAGTCTCTTCTTTGGACTATGGGCAAGAATTTAGGTGACGGTTATAGGCCGCTTAGAGCAGTTGACAACATTAGCCTGAATCTAGATTTATTTGGTGTCAAGGAAGGCGGCCGGGTTAAGGTT
- the LOC122604468 gene encoding ricin B-like lectin R40G3, protein MYCCNGCHTDHHQDDNNEQQPIILCNPGNHQLEASPSDRPFNNAGVWIYFCFRCMMSSSASSLNLPPPYVSDEKKPPGKYTTDDKPTVRVYCKAKTDYSLTNRDGQVVLAPSNPFDPHQHWVKEEKFGKDVKDEEGFSAFALVNKATGLALKQSIGVSYAVQLKEYNPINKLDKSLLWTMGRNVGDGYRAVRAVDNIGLNLDGYHSIKDNGRVKDGTKIILWQWNQGDHQQWTIAHYCKFFNQKTCIQTTILV, encoded by the exons ATGTATTGTTGTAATGGCTGTCATACTGATCATCATCAAGATGATAACAATGAACAACAACCAATTATTCTATGCAACCCAGGAAACCATCAGCTTGAAGCATCACCAAGTGATAGGCCATTTAATAATGCCGGAGTTTGGATTTACTTTTGTTTCCGATGTATGATGAGCTCATCAGCTAGTAGTCTCAACCTGCCCCCACCATATGTTTCAGATGAGAAAAAACCCCCCGGAAAGTATACTACAGATGATAAACCAACAGTTCGGGTTTATTGCAAAGCTAAAACCGATTACTCTCTCACCAATCGTGATGGTCAAGTAGTTCTTGCACCCTCTAACCCTTTTGATCCTCATCAg CACTGGGTCAAAGAAGAGAAATTTGGGAAAGATGTCAAGGATGAAGAAGGATTTTCTGCTTTTGCTTTGGTGAATAAAGCTACTGGCCTTGCTTTGAAACAATCTATTGGTGTGTCGTATGcg GTTCAACTCAAGGAATACAACCCCATCAATAAACTTGACAAGTCCCTTCTTTGGACTATGGGCAGGAATGTAGGTGACGGTTATAGGGCAGTCAGGGCGGTGGACAACATAGGCCTGAATTTGGATGGGTATCATAGTATTAAAGACAATGGTAGAGTTAAAGATGGCACCAAAATTATTCTGTGGCAATGGAATCAAGGTGATCACCAACAGTGGACTATTGCCCATTATTGTAAGTTTTTCAACCAAAAAACTTGCATTCAAACTACTATTCTTGTATAA
- the LOC122604037 gene encoding ricin B-like lectin R40G3 has translation MDPYHNNHQHTSHHRRDEPPPPHISGGPPYPPPSHVGGAPLYPPPPHVTGGPTYPPPPHISGAPPHHSYPPPPPHVEYYPPPPPHHHPPPPPSYTPDYHHPQPPVYHHESSHHIPHITPPTNYNHDHHHPKKYTDDKPTVRVYCKAKTDYALTIRDGKVILAPSNPSDLHQHWIKDLKFSTRVKDEQGYPSFALVNKATGQAIKHSVGATYPVQLTEYNPDKLDESVLWTESKDLGDGYRAVRMVNNIKLNVDAFNGDKNHGGVHDGTKIVLWEWKKDSNQRWTMVPY, from the exons atggacCCATACCACAACAACCACCAACACACCTCCCACCACCGCCGTGAcgaaccaccaccaccacacatcTCCGGTGGTCCACCCTACCCACCACCATCCCACGTCGGCGGTGCTCCACTCTACCCACCACCACCCCACGTCACCGGTGGTCCAACGTACCCACCACCGCCCCACATCTCCGGTGCTCCACCTCATCATTCTTACCCACCGCCACCACCCCACGTTGAATACTACCCTccgccaccaccacaccatcatCCCCCGCCTCCACCATCATACACGCCGGATTACCACCACCCACAACCACCTGTCTACCACCACGAAAGCAGCCACCATATCCCACACATAACTCCTCCGACCAATTACAATCATGATCACCACCATCCTAAAAAATACACAGATGATAAACCAACAGTTAGAGTCTACTGTAAAGCGAAAACTGATTATGCACTTACTATTCGTGATGGAAAAGTCATTCTTGCCCCTTCTAATCCCTCTGATCTTCATcag CATTGGATAAAAGATTTGAAGTTTAGTACAAGGGTGAAAGATGAACAGGGGTATCCTTCTTTTGCATTAGTCAACAAAGCTACAGGTCAAGCTATCAAGCACTCCGTTGGTGCTACTTATCCT GTTCAGCTGACAGAATACAACCCTGATAAATTAGATGAATCTGTTCTTTGGACTGAGAGCAAGGACTTAGGGGATGGTTACAGGGCAGTAAGAATGGTCAACAATATTAAGCTTAATGTTGATGCATTTAATGGTGACAAAAACCATGGTGGCGTGCATGATGGCACAAAAATTGTTCTTTGGGAATGGAAGAAAGACAGCAATCAAAGATGGACCATGGTCCCTTACT GA